A segment of the Phoenix dactylifera cultivar Barhee BC4 chromosome 15, palm_55x_up_171113_PBpolish2nd_filt_p, whole genome shotgun sequence genome:
ATGGAGGTCCAACATTGAGAAGTTGGAGATCAGTGCTGCCTATCTGGCCTACCATTGTAGGCAAGATAGGACTGCTCAGGTTTTTGAGGACAACAGAGTGCATCCGAGGGTCGTGGTAGACATAGCCTTACTTCATGTGGCAAGGTCATTGACACTATTGTATTGTCATCACTTGGGACGGCTAGAAACATCTAGGACTCCATTCTACCATTGCATTGACTAGGATCGTATTTGTCTCTTAGGAGTCCCCATTCCTTGGTTTTCTCAGGTGAACATTGACGATAGTGTCGGCGAGGGAAGTAGTGGAGTCGTAAGATTCGTCATCAGAGACTACAATGCCAGACTGGTGGCGGCTAGAGGCTGATGGATCTTCGATACTTCGACCGTCAGTGCCGAGCTTAGAGCCGCATGGGAGGGCACCACCTATGCGAGGCGTGTTCTGAGTGCAGatcgcatcctcctcgagggagaCTCGGTTACAATGATCGAGTGGGTTCAAGGTCGATGCTACGCTACCAGCGGGGTGCCATTGCTTCACGACATATGCAGACTTTTGGAAAAGTGTGACTCCATTCGGGCCATACATATCTGTAGAAAGGCAAATAGTGCAgctgattgggttgcctcctatACGGCTTATCATTCCGGTGGTTTTATCTGGAAGGACCACGTGTCTGCTCCTTTTTCTCCGTgcgatcttcttttttttaatcttgttgGCTGCACCCATACCTGTCATGTGTAAGGCAccgttgtacccaaaaaaaaacagtCCCCACTATCCCTCTCTCACTCTATGTTTTTGTGTGAGATAACTCTAGACTACCTCAACTTCTCATGTGAGATCTTTAACTGTCCACCAAATCCTTCTACCTATCTCAATTGTCAATATGATTCCTATGGTGCTAAAATATTTTTCGGATAGTATTTTCGCTTGGTGAGCTACCCAATCATGAGCTGCCCAGTCATGGATAGTTATCCCATCATCCATCTCAAAGATATAAAGAGCCACATTAGATGCATGCCAAACGCTATGTTTGTAAGGATGAGTGACGGTCTTATATATATCTCCAAAATAAATGACGTGGTAGCTATTCAGGATTCTAAAGCTCTGTACGATGCAAAACACACACCATAGAGAATCCcgacttagaaaaattatgcgACACTATTGTTGCCGTCCAAATCCCGATCAATGGATCAGAGGCATCCATTCTGAGCTATGCTCTGGTAGTCTGCGGCACGTCTGCTATCCTGTATACCAGAGAAAGAAAAGGTCCACTGGATTGGCTTGGACTGGATCCTCTAATGCGTAAGTTGGAGAGGGGTTTGGAGGAACAACAAGAGGATGAGCAAGAAGGCTAGAGAAAAATAATTGAGAAAAGAGTTCGATATCTCCTATCAGCGTTGGACCTTCTTTTAAAGAGGAAGAGTTCTTCTTGCAATGGATTCAGGCTCTTGAGCCCTTGATTCACTTAGAGGAGATCTGCGCTTCCCTTATCTGCACTATAGCCcaaaaatttgaattcaaattaaaatgaaacTAAACCCTCCTATGCCACGCATCATCTCTTAATTAGTTAACATATTTTAGCCACATCATCCATGTATTCTGAATATAGTCCTTGACCCTGCCTCCTCATGCGTACTCAATGTTACAATGTTGCCCAATCTCTCTTGTTCTATTACAATACCTCTTTAGAGAGAACCCTTTTTTATTcataatttttgagaaaatctTTTCTTTCGCGCTCAAAGAGGGGAGAAAAGGGAACTAAATTTGGGAGTCCTATTACCACCTAGTATAAATTTAATGGTCGTTGGATCACAGTAATCCTTTCTGCCTCGCATCAACATGTGGTCAATTCCACATTTTAACTAGATGTCCAAATTTGGATGTTCAACCACTTATCCTTCATTaccttttttttcattaaaaagaaacaaaagacgTACATTAAGTGAAAGTAAgcttatcaattttttttctagggggaggaatttattttttttggaggggtTAATTAGGTGGAGGACCACAACCATTTACACTTCCTCATTTATGGATTTGCATTCAACATCGATCTAGAGCttcttaaaatatatttggattttttttttttagattggaGAGAAAGTTTGACagcagaggagagagagaaaatgtaAGGGTGCATTTGGTTTGTGATCGAAATTGAAATTAGAATCAAAATGGACGGGTCAATGGTTTTATTCTCCGATGCATTTAGTTCATGAATAGAGTAGGATTTGAATACCAGAGTCCAAATTTGGTTTCAGAGGATTAGGACATTTTTATTCttccttgaaaaaaaaatggaattgAAATTGTTCCAACCAAATAGTTAAAATAGAAGCCACTCATTTCTATTCCTACTTCAAAGTCTAATTTCTCCTAATCAAATATGCCCTAATAGAATTAGACCACAACCAAATTCTGCGGACCATAATGTAACAGTCATGTATATGAAGTCGCACTTAGTTAGGCATGATGATATGATGGGGACATCTGTGCCCCAGTTAGATATGATTATTTGAACCTTAAATTTTTGTGTCTATGATAAAAGATTTAATTATGCCGTTTAGCTGAGTCAAGTCTTTTGACTCACAAAAGATTATAATATATAGATTAGCAAGTCCTAACAATttctccccctctttcttcttcttgtaggaaattgaaatgggagAGATTTCAGCTGCGTCTAATGAAGTCTTGAGAGTTCCTATCAGTGACTTGTTCATCCTCACTTTGATTTTCAACAGGGTTAtctcttctttaaaaaaattgaaggaaaaaaaaaacgaatattaaagaagtttatgATACAAATGCACATAATTCGAGTCTGGGCCATGCCGGGTCCACGTGGGCTGTGGGCCCACAAGATGAAGCAAATCTCTTTTCGTCGGCGTCGGCGTCACCTCATCCAAAAAACGTCACCGTGTGCGCACGAAAGGCATTAAAAGCCCATCGGATGAAGGACAAAACCGTCATTTTGTTCTCCAGATATTTTCTCAGATACTAATCTCGTCACGTGCTACGGAGCCCACAAAACAAGTAACCTCGGGACGAGCTAACGTGACCCTGCTCAATCCCCGGTCGAGCCACAAGTGATACGACTCGTCTAAATCGGAATCACTCCGCGAATATTGCTTAACCTGAAATCCGGTACGCGTACCGGCGGTTACCCAAGCCCAAAAGATAAGAGCGCGTGAGCAAAAGAGGAAGGTTGTAGGGTTACTGATTAAGGTAAGGTTACCGTCTGTGCTGCCGCTCTATAAATATGGGGTTTGGGGACCTAGGGTTTCTCGTGCGCTCTCAGAGGTGGGTTGGAATTTCCTCCCCCTCTTTCCCCTTTCGTCGTCCTTttcttagggttagggtttccgttcctttctttcttcgatGGCGGCTATCGACGTTGAATACCGCTGCTTTGTCGGCGGGCTCGCCTGGGCGACGGATGACGCCTCCCTCGAGAGGGCTTTCAGCCAATTCGGGGAGATCATCGAATCCAAGGTCTGGATCCCTCGATCCAACCCACAAGGATGCCTTGCTGACCTAtttctcgtttttttttttttttttttttttttgcttttcttgaTGTCAGATCTGATGGTTTTCGGTGCAGATCATCAACGATCGGGAGACGGGGAGGTCGAGGGGCTTCGGATTCGTGACGTTCAGGAGCGAGCAGGCGATGAGGGACGCCATCGAGGGGATGAACGGGCAGACCCTAGACGGGAGGAACATCACCGTCAACGAGGCCCAGTCCCGGGGCAGTGGCGGCGGTTTCCGCAGCGGCGGAGGAGGTTACGGCGGCGGAGGTTACGGCGGAGGAGGTCGCCGTGAGGGTGGCGGCGGGTACAGCCGCGGAGGCGGTGGCTACGGCCGTGACCGTGACCGTGGTTACGGCGGGTCCCGTTTCTCGAGGAACGGCGCAGGGGACGGGGACTGGCGGAACTAAGGCTTCTCGGCCTGCCGCGCGGTCCGAGAGGGCTGGGCTTAAAGAGACGGTGGTGTCTCTCGTCCTATCTATCAGTTTGAAAGTGTTATGATGTTATGGTTTTTTGTTTGATGTCGTCGTTATCGTCTGTTTAGGTTTCCGTTCCGTTTggttatgagagagagagagttgttgGATGCTTAAAAACTTTAAAATTAGAGAGATCTGAGGGAGCAGAGAAATGGGTGTAGTGGATGTGGTTTCTATTCCTTTGTTCTTAATGGATGCTTTATCTTTCTGGGCTTGATTGGTATCTTGTGATGCATGCGTTTGTGTTTTGTTTCTAACGGTGATTATGATATCGGTTTTTGAATCTTTTAAGCTTTAAGTAGTATTTAGGTGTTGCGGTAAGGATCTCAATGAGAAGGGAAGAATGATGAAAATATAATTAGAAATATAGCCAGGAAGGCGACGAACATGGCTGGTTAAGCAATTCTCAATGAGAAGGGATGGATAAAAATATAGAGAAGGTGATGGAAATGATACACGACCGGGGAAGCGAAAATGGTCGCATGCGAAGCCTTTTCACGGAATGCTCAAATGTTTACTTCCTGGACTACGAACAACCTGAGAAGGAACTCCTACCTTTCGCAGAAAATGCTCCCACGTTCCCCCACAGGAGATAAAGATCTCGCGCACGCTCTGACGGATATCGATCTGGCGACCAGCTTGCGAGCCGGAATTACCAAGCCTGTCCGTGTACATTTGCACCCTGGAGATGATGGCATAACCAGGATCCGTCAGTAATCCATTTCTAATCAAAGATTCTTATCAGTCCTGCTTCATAATTTCATTGTTGTTCAATCCAATTCGAACACAGGCAACCAAACTCTTTCAACAAGTTCCAGCCACGCGCTTCGTGGTGCCAGGCAATCACAAAATGATTACTGTGAACAATACGAGATCCAACCATGGGCCAGCACAACAATGGCAAAGTAATCAACGTTACATCATATACCCATAGCTATATACCAAGGAAAAGTATCTAAATTGGAACTTGGCAGTGAGTAGGAACAAGGAAAACAAACTGTCATCTGGTAATATTCAACAAAGCATGGAAGCAAGTTGCCTGAATCTACTAGTACTTTGAGAATGTCATCACCCTAGCAGTTGGATATAGAGAAACAAGATATCAGACGTAAACAACTTCCAGAGCTTCCAGATTCTTATTGCGACACGGTTGTCTGAAGGGGCAAAAAACTTTCGACTTCTTTAGCTTCTGCAGTCCTTTCTGCAACAACTTTGGACATTCCAAACATCTGCAACAAAGAACCCAGTGGAATTTTGAATAAATGCATAATTAATAGTCCCACTTGTCCTTtctcaaaataaataaacaaataaaacagTCCTACTTAACATGAATGTAgaagtttatttttttgttgcgAGTTACCTTTTGAACGGTCTTCTTAAAGCAGGTTTTGTGCTCATCCATGGAAGCATGAATAAACTCATCAATATGATCTCTCAGATCTTGCAAAAAAGTGGCATCCTCTGATTTCTTCTTTCGGCATGAAGTCATTGCTGGATTGACTGTGGCAGATGGATGTTGGTTTTCGGAGTGAGCTTTTTCCGGCTCCATCCTGAAAATGTGGAACTAGTTGATTTGTTCTGCACATGTTCAAATGTAACCATGATGCTCATAGCCTTAATTGCGAGGGACAGACAAAAGTCCATCAGAAATCAAGCACTAGTGCATCAAATTTGCCTCCGCTAAATAAACAGGATCAGTCgctaaacataaaaaaaaaagggtccaAACCTTTCTGTTACAGCTAAGTCTCTTTGTATCAAGGTTCGTCATATGGATACCAGACcctgtaccggtgccacaccaGCATAATGCCGATACGGTATGATACGCAGTACGCTTGGCATACCGATACGCCATCGGTACCCAACTAGTTCGGTACGGTACAGCATACTATGCCTTGTATGCGTAGCCAGTATTCGATTAAACTGGCTTCATAATATCTAAGCAAATTTCAGACAAGAAAGTCCACAAATTTGACATGAAAGCTCATAATATTCTCCAGAACTAAAAGCCAGTGGAACAGTATCATGAATGTCCTCACAAAATTTAGTGTGGTCCCACTATCCATTTAATGAACAGTTCTTTTACAATCGATAGATAAGAAACCATTTTTGGACTAGACAGCTACATGACATTTCACGTACATGGTGTCACAAACTTTCTTTGTTGAGCATCTTTCAGAGGAATAAAACTGAACTTAAGATAACTAAATCTCAATTACCCTATGACTACGGGCAAAAACAAAATCTCGAAACTTGGATTTGATCACTTACCACATTGAATTCCATTGTTGACAACAAGAGTTAGGGTACAAACTACAAAGAAAAGCCCTTATTCCTTATCCCATCTCACTTCAATTGCAACAATATGAGGTCTATGCAACAAAGAAAAAGGCCCCGagacttcaatattaaatgtttcACATGAAAGGAGCTATATTCGACCTTACATAGTTAAAAAGTAATCAAGTTCAAGCCAGCATATCCAAGTTCCTCTCCAAAATAGCCAGGTCAGGGGAAGATTCTAGGCCAAGcatatttaaaaaaatcctTTTTGTTCAACAGTTCGAAATCTCATGTCTTCATTTTTGATCCATCTTCCAACCTGTGCGTCCCCTAAGCTCTCCCATTTGTGACCTTCAAAACTCTCCCCTAAAGGTCATTATCCTACATCCCAAACTTCCACATGTTTAAAGATCCACATACCATCTTGTCAAACTTATATAACAAGTCAAGTTCATATACAAGTAAACAACTGAATAGTATGGAACACCTGCCACTATGTTATCAGATGCTTAAGGTTCAGCCAGACTGCACATACGCATGGCATCTATAAAATGTTCCTCTGAACACCAATGACCAAcatcaaaagaataaaaattgtCTCAAGTCATCTttgatcaaaatcaaatgaGCCATGTAGACTTAGCTGATCAAATTCAAATGACTTAtactaaaataaaagaaaatcattTAAGCATACATCAGAacaaagaaaacacaagaaaaaaggtcAGGAGTAGAGAAGGAGTTAGTTTTAAAAATTCCATTTCTGTCTACCATCCAATACCCAAGTATTTCAATTCCCAGCATTTTGACTCATGTTATATAACCAGTTCTGCTGCTATCTGATGAAATTACCATTCAAGTATCAATTATGTCAACAGTTACCTAACACACCAATGGTGCATCTCTCATTGATCTTAACTTCTCCAACACAAATTAAGTCATCCAGACGCAATCtccagacttcatccaacagaaACTACTTCTGAAAAcaaatgtctaaaataaacattaCTGCTCAAATAAAATCCACACAAGTCACCTATATTCTCTATCTGGTTGTTCAATTTCAACCTTTATTCTGTACAGGCGTACAGCGACATTGTTGATGCAGCTCAATGACATCCATGGATCACTGGATGCTCCAGTGGAGTTGGACCCTCGTGTAGAGACCAAAAAAAGAGGGGCCTGCTTTGTCAAACTACGAAAGTCTTatattctccctctctctcgattAGGAAGGGCTGATCCCTATCTTCTACCGCCCCCCTTGCCCAAGTCGCAAGGGGTGATATCATCAGAGCAAGCACTCAGGTGGTTTCTCGCTTTAGTAGACAGTAGTAGCAGAAAAtagagaggggaaaaaaaaatggacAAGTGAAGGTGCCGACAATCAGCCCCAAAACAAGTATTTCCCCCCTAAAGATGAATTTTTTTCTACCAATTCTTCCATTCATGAATTCCTTTCCCAAGTAGATTGGAGGAAGCCACCTAAAACCCAACAAAGAAGGGTATCTCGACTCCTCATATATAGAAGAATCCAATAAAGTGGTAAAATCAATTGCCAGTATTTTTTTTATGGGCATACGATCAAATTCACAACCCATgagaaaaggccaaggggaTCAAGGtgccaaatttttttcttttttttcttcgatcttcatattttcataaacAGCTAAAGAAATTAAGCTTGCTGAAGGCAGGAATAAATGATCATACAATTTCGATTCGAAATAATATTGCATACAACGAATAGAAAACATCCGAACAAAATTCTAAAACCACAAAACGCACAACCATTCGAAAGAACCCTAACTTTCCATGAGGGAAAACTAAAGCCTCGAAACCCCAAACCTACGGTTCGATCAATATGaaattccaagaaaaaaaagcataaaatttaaaagaatcaagaaagaaaagatgaagGGTGGGCACGCACATGGAAGAGCGAAGAGGGTCGACGAACTTTCGAGAGCGGGGGGGCTTGGGAGCGCCGGGCCTTTACATCTACATCTAAAAGCGCGAGCGCGACCCCATGGCTTAAAACATTGAAAATGGCTTATCTAATTACTATTTTGCCACTACCTTAGCCGCCTTAAATTCAGTAGTATTTTCTTCCTCCTGCTGAAAAGAAATGCCAAATATTTTGGGTCTGGATCTGAAGTTTTTGCAATTCTGATGGCTGATGGATTAAGATGGTTACTATGAGAAAATATAAATATCGCACAGTTAATATTAACGCATGCCGGCTGTTTTCACTGTTGCAATAAAACATGaatggccttttttttttttgttgatacaGTGGAAGATCAGAGaccacaaataaaataaaaaaaataaatgaatagaAAAAAATTAAGAGTATTTGGTTAGGAGAAATTGAAGCCTGAAATAGAAATAGAAACAAGTGGCTCCTATTCTAACCGTTTGGTTAAAGAAAGTTTTACGCTCattctaattttaaaaaaaaatgggaaTGTCCTAACCAACTATTCGATATATATAAATTCTCGTATCTAATTAAATGTACTTAATTTCTATAAGAAATAGGTTGGATGTTTGTCCTTAATAAACTTATAGCTTGTATGGAGTGATATGTAGTTATAGGACACCTTTGATGAGTTTGTCTTTGCAGCTATGGGAGGCGGATTATTTCCATGGGTTCTTGCTAAGCTATGATCAACATTTGATTTGAGTGCCTTAGGGACCCGACTTGACACCGACCGGCGGATAGTCCCGCACAGCAAACTCCGCAAGTTGGTATTCGTCTACGAGAAACACACTCTATGTCTTTTCAGGCTTCTCAGTGTAAGAAAGTCTCAAAAAATTATTCCATCCAACGTCTTCTTCTCTAGATCCGAAAATAGTAGTATGTACTGAATATTCTGCCCAAGCCAAAGAGTTTATTGTGAAAAGTCTCGACAAAGTGGGGCCTAAGAAGCTGAACTGGCTTGAAAATGATGCACTCTTGTATCCTCGCTGGAAAGCGTACTCctctttctttgttttattAGAAAGCTTGATTGGCAAAAGCTACTGTCTTGAGAGAACCAAGTATCCTTCTATAatggaaatattttttcacATAATTGCTAATGTTTCGAAATCAAGGTTCAATCTCTACAATCCCATTGATTTATGTTCAACCATAGATTCAAGAGTCATCCATCTGATATTAGGTAtaccttaatttaatatttttatttttatcacaAATAAGTGGAGAGTTGTAAgagtattttaattaaaaaaagccAATAGTTTGACGGTCGGGACCAACCAAAGGCTAATTTCCAATGGGTGCCTTTTGTTTTCAAAATCTTGGATTTTGGGAATCCAAGGGATGGGTCTTGACGAGTGCCTTGGCACTTTGAGACGCTACGGCGGCCTTTTTCGTTTGTCTCGTTTATTTGAGTTTTTGAACTAAATAATATTGTATTAAAATATATAACTATTAAATAAACAATTACTATTTAGATCTTTCTATTGAATGATCCTACTACAAGCGATAGGTTCAAGTTACACCTAATCTAACTTTTTTTAGAgttacatttttttaaaaaaaattaaatgacgGAGATTtcacattaataattcaaattatTGTATATgatttactttttttaaaaacacTTTAATATCAAAAATTGTATAATTTAGAACCTCATTAGCTACACATCAAATGGTCAAAATTGATCAATTTAAATAATGAAAAAATTGACCATTGATGCATAAGCAGCCATTGGTTTGTGTTATAATTTATGAAGTGGATGAGGGTTAATAAATCGGTACATCGGTCGCCGTATTTCTTGCGCGACGGCTATTAGCCTATTACCAGCTACCGTCCGCTCACGTGCGTTCTTTCTCCATTCTCTCTACCCTAACTCTGCATTTCCCGGGtcgcttcctttcttcctccgtCCTCCACAACTTGCGACCGAACGACCCTCCTTCCGGCCGCCGCCAACTTCGCTGCCCTCTCCCGTATCA
Coding sequences within it:
- the LOC103704247 gene encoding uncharacterized protein LOC103704247 isoform X1 — its product is MMEPEKAHSENQHPSATVNPAMTSCRKKKSEDATFLQDLRDHIDEFIHASMDEHKTCFKKTVQKMFGMSKVVAERTAEAKEVESFLPLQTTVSQ
- the LOC103704247 gene encoding uncharacterized protein LOC103704247 isoform X2 encodes the protein MEPEKAHSENQHPSATVNPAMTSCRKKKSEDATFLQDLRDHIDEFIHASMDEHKTCFKKTVQKMFGMSKVVAERTAEAKEVESFLPLQTTVSQ
- the LOC103704248 gene encoding glycine-rich RNA-binding protein GRP2A — translated: MAAIDVEYRCFVGGLAWATDDASLERAFSQFGEIIESKIINDRETGRSRGFGFVTFRSEQAMRDAIEGMNGQTLDGRNITVNEAQSRGSGGGFRSGGGGYGGGGYGGGGRREGGGGYSRGGGGYGRDRDRGYGGSRFSRNGAGDGDWRN